gGATTCACTTCCTTCTCCATGCATGTTATttgaacctgtgtattatttgaataccTTAATATTGAATGCACTATAACAGGGTAGCTacgtttatacatggcactaggcccagtttaatataaaacacagttttatacaaaatatatagtAGGGTGTTTAATTAAAGGGACATATATCAAGAAAGTAATATGAGCTTACAAAGGCAGGTGCACATCACGTATGGCACTCTGGTAAACGTACGTTTGAAGAAGGGACTTAAAATATGACACTGGCTATCCAAATTCAGGGGcagcatccttcagaggctgcatttaaaggcCATTGGTGCCAAATGCTCCTTCAAATGCTGCTGGTAAATGCGTCATTTCTAAGTAACAGAGGATCCAGGCGGGTGGATCCTCTCTGGTGCCGATGCAATGCAGTGAAAAGCAGCTGGCAGATATGAAATCCTGAAGTCTGCTGAAGGATGCGGGCCTGAATTGAGAAACAGCTACTGACTTTGACAGCCTAATTTCCTCTGGCAAGTCGCTCCAGAGATTCGGGGCCCTTGTCCCCTTTTAGTTGCCAACCTGCTCTGTATAATAGTGAGTAGACATCGGCCCTCTGCCCATTAAAAATGTGAAAGCTCAGTATCgttctttcctttttcaaacGTTTTTTATATGTCCTGCTGATGAGAATGTGCATTCACTCAGCCTGTTTATCCAATCTGTCACTCCACCTCGGAGCTCAGCAGCCCGGCTCTCCTCAGCATCTTCATCACGCTGGTCAATAGTTCATCTGAGAAGTCCCACAGTCGGGTGTCTACACGGAGTTGCTCCAGCTGTGATTTTCCGTAAACCATTCGGCAGTGGACGAGCCGACAGACTTCCATCGGAACCATGAACTCTTCGTTGAATTGCTTGAGCACTTTGTGTACCCAGGTCTGCTCCACCGCCCTGTGATCCACACACAGTCAAGTAGACATTCAGTAAGGTGTTTATGTTCATTATCATTTATACATTTCAAcagtttcttttaaaatatctgTAGCTTTTTGAGCCACATTCAGCTACATTATTATACACGACCTTTGAGGACATGGacatatctcaggatgaaaaagatgtTCACTGAGTAAGACAGTGAGATTCGGGAGTTTTGGGCGATAACGTTGCTTTCTGCAGCAAAATGTATACGTTATGTCCTGCCTTCTTTTATGCTCTACCCAGACTCcacccctcgcctggatgttctGTACATTGTCCTGTTGTGAACGTCTCTGACCCGGACAAACTCCTGttgcattcttcatatgtgaaagagaTCATGTCTAAAAAACAGCTCAGCATTCTGACAAAGTATCCTACCTTGGCTTAACTATCAACTTGTTGGGCATGAATTTGGTTCTGTCCGGCTCCTCCCTGTAGATGTACTCCATAATATTAAAGCCTGGCACCCCTCTCCATTGAGGCAGTGGACCTGATTTGTGTCCCTCAAAGGGTGTCCTTGGAAATGAATGGTTCTCTATGATGAACACCCCAGCCTGCAGAACATTGATTCAGGTTTGACGAAGTGGcatgaaataaaagaattcGAAAACAAATGAGTGCAAATTGcaagaaatgtgtaaatgttgAGTTATTCTTAAATACAGAGGAAAAATATCCTACATTTGGATGCTGCTCTTGGAGCATGTTCATCATAGACATCAGGTTGTCGTGTTGGTAAGGCATTATAATCTGATCGATGTCGTTCAGCAAGACGTAGCGTGAGCGCTCCATGGATCTGTAAATGCACTCATTGAGCGTGATTAACTGGCCAAAGTAGTGCACATCCCCTCCGTGCTTTGAGAAGACACAACCTTTAGATGGAATCAGATGTTGGTGGATGGGCCATTGAACTATCTCCAGTAAGCCGTCCTGGCTGTAGATCTGCATCAGACGATCGAGCTCTGGGCCACAACTAGTGTTATAGATCACCACTCTGCCCACTCCCAGCAACCTGAGGGCAAAAGTGATGCAAAGGTTCAAATAAATGGAGCGACGCCTTCTGCAATAAATGTTCGAATGTGGGTGAACTGAACCTGAACTGCacttcagtcagacaactcatataaaatgttttatggtcaTGATCAATCTATTCTTTACATCTCCtaaaccaggggtgtccaaactttgtcccgagggccatatacagaaaaaaatatgaaggtctgggccactcacgccgccacgcccccctgccctggagcggactgttgacagtccGACTCAACCACGTCTatctactctaacgaatatacgacaactgtttattactttattactttttctggaggacaattttgtccctgatctttctccacagcttcgtacactcatcgacctgcaaaccgacgttagccgagatctccttccaggaactGCAGgccatctgcgtgtccttgtattccctcagtgacgggttatacaagtggtcatacttttgGACCTCTTTttccaaacgctcttctatttggtccatattcgttcttttaggtcttccttggtttctgccattattatggggcatgaaaccggaaatgtgaatacggaaaggatgtagttaggggaccaatcacagcctttcGGGCTgtgtgaggcttgcgtagctttgtcgtatagttacaaaaattgggcAATGCACGCAGTACACAATcacgtgtctctgaaaacgcagaggcatgcgccggccttaagtgcatcaaccctgaggttacaaacccagaacatcaagaatcaagaaagtacaatttcttcaaaaataaagcaaaacaaagtgccaTGACTAattgccattttttttttatatattatatttttagacattgatgtgGGCCAATTCAAAATGGATgacgggccgcagttggcccgcgggccgtagtttggacacccctgtgtTAAACCAATCGCTACCAGATTTTAAATCACCATTGACCAAGCTGAATTAAAGATGAAGGAAGCTTATCTCATTTTTGAAGATATTTCAAGGGATTCTGACCAATAAATGTCACAAGGTGTTAGCTTAACAGGAAATTGGCCCTAACATATTGTAACGTCCTCGCTTacagaggacaggaagcttcTTCGTCGttaacaacttttattttacctttaCACGAACATGTGCGCTTCTCGCTTCACTCGGTAACCCGCACTCAACAAcaacttcacttcctcattgactcCCTCTCCCCCgcaaaaccagccaatgagagactCTCTTCaccaaacaaccccatcctattggtctacacaatcacatgtcccacccttgaccccttcactgaccttAGGACATCAGAACACTTCTTAAATTAACTGTTTTACTGAACATCAAaatcacacataaacataacCCCGGTCCATTACAATATTACCAATTTCTCAAGTGATCATAAATCTTGGTAGATATCATGTCATGAGTAGGAATAGGGGGTACCACAAATACCCCCcccatttgttttcttctttaacataacaataaaatatatatatgatgacAGTAAAAACAGTACACCATTTTGAAGTTGAAGAGTTTGGAATCACATGTGCAAAATTATATTTGAAATCAACAATAGGGGGCGCCACCAGTTTCAAATATGTGCGTGAGTCTGGTACAAATTGTCCcataattaaatgaatgaatttaaCTAAAGCTGTGTCAGAAATCACCAACTAATTACTATGTAGTACACTGTATAGTGTGTGTTTCACCATTTTGTAGAGCTGTCCAAATGCTTAATGTAATCATtccgacactgttgttgttgtgagtcaTAATCCTGCGACAATGACATCATCGGTGCACTGGGAAAACCTGAAACCATTTCTTACTTTTGCTGATGGGTTCACTAATTAGTCCAGAAGACCCTAGTAAAATAGGAGCTAGTGAATCATTTCAGACACAGCGTTAGTTTTGAAAAGTTATCTTCAAATTGGGGAGGCATCATAAGTCTGGCCTTAAACTGCAGTATAGCGTATATGGTTTGATTTTAAAACTGGGCTGTGTTTTTTAAGAATGGGCCTCCTTGTCTTAGTAGTCTTGCTTAAGTTCAAATGTTTGAAGACTTTTGTCACCCTGCATGCAGATTGCAGCGAAATAATTCAGTCAGTCATGGTGGAAACAATGATCCTGGATGGATGTTGTGTCGCTTGGAGCTTTATGTTTGTCCTATTGAGTTGCTTCCTTCTCTTAAGCCCAGGAGGATTTGATCTGAAATCTTTGCCTGCAGCCTTATTACAGCATACTGACAGGATGCCAAATGTGAGTGCACGAGTTGTAAACGCTGCAGTGACATTTAAGCCACTTGACGCTCCCTTCGACGAGAATAACTGGATGAAATCCAGAATCCCTGAAACTGACGCCTTGCAGCGTTTGCGGTATTTGTTGTGGCAGTGTCAGGTGTTGTTTATTTCTGACCAAGTTTTGTGGGGCTTCTTCTGCACTGACCTGTACATCTCCAGGGTTTGGGCGAACTGAAGCACGTTGTTGTAGTCTCCAAACAGGTTGGAGATGCAGACTGTGAAGTTAAACTGCAGCTTTTCCTCCTCGTCCATGTTGGTCTTCCTGTTTCTTATCGGGAGCCAAATCTGTTTAGGTGCAATCCCACTCTCTGGCTGAGTCAGAAGAGTGACATGTGTCGCGTTGCAGTTTTCAGGAATCGGACACATGACATCTGTCCCGATGAAGGGAAATCCACGTCCGCTTAAATGTTGTGAAATCTTTGCTGGAGTTGTGATCGACAAGAAACCTTCACAGCAGAAGCGACAGTGAAGGGGTTGGATGGAGTCATTCCTGAAGATGCCAATGATGCGTATATCAAAGCCTTTCACCCTCTGGTCCATGAAGGCCGACACCAGTAGGTGCTTGGTGTTGTTGAGGGGGGTGATGGTCTGATCAGAGACATGAAAGGGACACGTTTTGCTCAGTCTGTAGGGTCCTGGATTTGACCAATCCATCATGGGCAGTTTCACACTGAGGatgcagaggaagatgaaggtacaaatgaagaggaggaacaacCTCCATTTGAAATTTTTGACCTTGTCCATTGGAACCTGTGGTGGGATTAGAAACCACAGTTAGAGAGTTTAACTTTGACCAAACTGCAAAGAATTCTTGAATTGAATCACATGTCCTATAAGAAGAGTAATCAACCTGCAGGCATCTCAGCCACCCATAACACTGTGGATTGTCTCCTTCCTGAAACTGTTGTTCTCAACTGGCTCCTCTGGATCTGAGCACTGTATTGATTGCTGCTGTcagttatgtttttaaatattgtgtttattcTATTTACATGAATGGGATAGATTATAAAGTGAATTTCCCTTTTGGGATTAATTAAGTTTTCTGAATCCGAACAAACCAATCGACAAACAAAGGGACAGGTGGAAAAAATCCACCTGCTTGGCGAAGGTAATAAATGTTCCCCAACACCTTTTCCTTATCAGCTTAATATCTCTGGCTACCTAAAGTCCATGCCGGATGTACTTTCTGATTAGACCTCTCTGTTACGGTTAGATgcagagatggacccaaatgcagagattataaagtaaaaggtcaTTAAATTACATAAgttttttaacaaaacaaacaaaacattaacactaaacagttaacaaacaaaacacgaggcttacgcggggatacaaAGCTCAGGAGATCA
This Limanda limanda chromosome 12, fLimLim1.1, whole genome shotgun sequence DNA region includes the following protein-coding sequences:
- the LOC133015937 gene encoding uncharacterized protein LOC133015937, with translation MDKVKNFKWRLFLLFICTFIFLCILSVKLPMMDWSNPGPYRLSKTCPFHVSDQTITPLNNTKHLLVSAFMDQRVKGFDIRIIGIFRNDSIQPLHCRFCCEGFLSITTPAKISQHLSGRGFPFIGTDVMCPIPENCNATHVTLLTQPESGIAPKQIWLPIRNRKTNMDEEEKLQFNFTVCISNLFGDYNNVLQFAQTLEMYRLLGVGRVVIYNTSCGPELDRLMQIYSQDGLLEIVQWPIHQHLIPSKGCVFSKHGGDVHYFGQLITLNECIYRSMERSRYVLLNDIDQIIMPYQHDNLMSMMNMLQEQHPNAGVFIIENHSFPRTPFEGHKSGPLPQWRGVPGFNIMEYIYREEPDRTKFMPNKLIVKPRAVEQTWVHKVLKQFNEEFMVPMEVCRLVHCRMVYGKSQLEQLRVDTRLWDFSDELLTSVMKMLRRAGLLSSEVE